One Lycium barbarum isolate Lr01 chromosome 5, ASM1917538v2, whole genome shotgun sequence genomic window carries:
- the LOC132641619 gene encoding uncharacterized protein At1g66480-like, with product MGNSLGGKKTAKVMKIDGQTMKYNTPIYANEVLKNYPPLVLLESEEVKHFGIRAKPLEPQQELKPKRLYFLVELPKFPEENNKNTRRVRSGIQMSAKDRLETLMLARRSVSDLSIMKPASIMTEECSSYHNNSSASAPLNSGGPQAHPMRLKLRLPKAEVEKLMMQSKDGSDVGEKIMRLCMNNNGGSGLLMEEESPKNGGIIKKGLKSREKRVGFLPTTEGEIQLAVAAS from the exons ATGGGGAACAGTCTTGGAGGAAAAAAGACAGCAAAAGTGATGAAAATCGATGGACAAACAATGAAATACAACACACCAATTTATGCCAACGAGGTACTAAAAAATTATCCACCTTTAGTCTTATTAGAATCTGAAGAAGTAAAGCATTTTGGGATTAGAGCAAAGCCATTGGAGCCACAACAAGAGTTAAAGCCCAAAAGGCTTTATTTTCTGGTAGAATTACCCAAATTCCCGGAAGAGAATAATAAAAACACGAGGAGGGTCCGGTCGGGTATCCAAATGAGTGCGAAAGATAGGCTCGAGACACTAATGCTAGCACGGAGATCCGTGTCTGACTTGTCAATCATGAAGCCTGCCAGTATTATGACTGAAGAGTGTTCATCTTATCATAATAATAGCTCTGCTTCAGCCCCACTTAACAGTGGTGGGCCTCAGGCCCACCCCATGAGGCTGAAGTTGAGGCTACCAAAAGCGGAGGTGGAGAAGTTGATGATGCAAAGCAAAGATGGGAGTGATGTTGGTGAGAAAATTATGAGACTTTGCATGAACAACAACGGTGGAAGTGGTTTgttgatggaagaagaaagtcctAAAAATGGAGGAATAATTAAGAAAGGACTCAAATCACGAGAG AAACGTGTAGGATTCTTACCTACAACAGAAGGGGAGATTCAATTAGCTGTGGCTGCTTCTTAA